In the Anoplopoma fimbria isolate UVic2021 breed Golden Eagle Sablefish chromosome 7, Afim_UVic_2022, whole genome shotgun sequence genome, one interval contains:
- the si:dkey-172j4.3 gene encoding diacylglycerol kinase eta, which produces MASKLNPNILYVSEHGESLGSPGADSERTHIAGEAGEESSDSDGEQEETSHKLIRKVSTSGQIRAKKSVKEGILLKQTSSFQRWKRRYFKLRGRTLYYAKDCKSLIFDEVDLSDASVAETSTKNINNSFTVITPFRKLMLCAESRKEMEDWIGALKSVQKWETYEASQFNMEHFSGMHNWYACSHARPTFCNVCREALPGVTSHGLSCEVCKFKAHKRCAVRSTNNCKWTTLASIGNDIIEDEEGVFMPHQWLEGNLPVSAKCVVCDKNCGSVRRLQDWRCLWCKAIVHNSCKEQMGKVCPLGQYRVSIIPPTALNSIDSDGFWNATSASCSSPLLVLVNSKSGDNQGVKFLRKFKQLLNPAQVFDLMNGGPELGLRLFQKFVTFRILVCGGDGSVGWVLSELDKLNLHKQCQLGVLPLGTGNDLARVLGWGGLCDDDAQLLQILEKLERATTKMLDRWSVMTYEVPTSTKRTLLVKEDDSPDSPLQVHITQYADSVASHLAKILDSDKHSDVISSAKFLCGTVNDFVAEVGKAYERATENKEEADAMAKKCSLLNEKLDSLVKALSEEAEAQVVPAGSVPSQESGGSSPVESGGESGSEGKTYRSKEQLMLRANSLKKALRQIIEQAEKVVDEQNRHTQVQRMSSSSSIKRENSEELKDIEPRQGSLSPTSPIVLEKPESLHTVTFSEDTVQCSEKCVMNNYFGIGLDAKISLEFNNKRDEHPKKCSSRTKNMMWYGVLGTKELVQKTYKNLEQRVQLECDGVPMSLPSLQGLAVLNIPSYAGGINFWGGTKEDNNFGAPSFDDKKLEVVAVFGSMQMAMSRVINLQHHRIAQCRQVKITILGEEGVPVQVDGEAWIQPPGIVKIVHKNRAQMLTRDRAFESTLKSWEDKRKIDSYRASRPRLNSQQSMEYLTEEECAQVQQLGIVADTLINKIREAAKTHMLVEQELAHAVNATALVLTEAKLSTPECLSRSTAVEIVNSSKVLQAETRMLLDGKLLSDSPEEEELRTTLNSLSAELHKLDDIHWICPLMQCSEEDSVRVNSKSSSMKLKIIPKVKKEREKLHKQKSNSSLSGNWDIKGGAGEADSSGN; this is translated from the exons AAAAGCGTGAAGGAGGGAATCCTGTTGAAGCAGACCAGCTCCTTCCAGAGATGGAAGAGGAGGTACTTCAAACTCAGAGGGAGGACCCTCTACTACGCCAAAGACTGCAAG TCTCTGATCTTTGATGAAGTTGACCTATCGGACGCCAGTGTGGCCGAGACCAGCACCAAGAACATCAACAACAGCTTCACG gtGATAACTCCATTTCGCAAACTAATGTTATGCGCCGAGAGCAGGAAGGAGATGGAGGACTGGATCGGCGCTCTGAAATCCGTCCAAAAATGGGAAACCTACGAG GCCAGCCAGTTCAACATGGAGCATTTCTCCGGGATGCACAACTGGTACGCCTGCTCGCACGCCAGACCGACCTTCTGCAACGTCTGCCGGGAGGCTCTGCCAGGCGTCACCTCCCACGGCCTCTCATGCGAAG TTTGTAAGTTCAAGGCTCATAAGCGCTGTGCAGTTCGCTCCACCAACAACTGCAAATGGACCACGCTGGCCTCCATAGGAAACGACATCATTGAGGACGAGGAAGGG GTGTTCATGCCCCACCAGTGGCTGGAAGGCAACCTGCCGGTCAGTGCCAAATGTGTGGTCTGTGACAAGAACTGTGGCAGCGTGCGGCGGCTGCAGGACTGGCGCTGCCTCTGGTGCAAAGCCATC gtcCATAACAGCTGTAAAGAACAAATGGGGAAGGTTTGTCCATTGGGTCAATATCGAGTGTCAATCATCCCTCCCACTGCACTTAACAGCATCGACTCGGATG GCTTCTGGAACGCCACCTCAGCGTCGTGCTCCAGTCCTCTCCTGGTCCTGGTCAACTCCAAAAGTGGAGACAACCAGGGGGTGAAGTTCCTCCGCAAGTTCAAGCAGCTCCTCAACCCGGCTCAAGTCTTTGACCTGATGAACGGAGGACCAGAGCTCGG CCTGCGCCTTTTCCAGAAGTTTGTGACGTTTCGTATCCTGGTGTGCGGGGGTGACGGCAGCGTGGGCTGGGTGCTCTCAGAGCTGGATAAACTCAACCTCCATAAACAG TGCCAGCTCGGCGTTCTGCCTCTTGGAACAGGCAACGACCTGGCTCGTGTTCTGGGCTGGGGAGGCCTCTGTGACGACGACGCTCAGCTGCTGCAGATCCTGGAGAAGCTGGAGAGAGCCACCACCAAAATGCTGGACCG ATGGAGTGTGATGACGTACGAGGTGCCCACCTCCACTAAACGCACGCTGCTGGTGAAAGAAGACGACAGCCCCGATTCTCCTCTGCAG gtccACATCACTCAGTATGCAGACTCCGTGGCCTCCCACCTCGCCAAGATCCTGGACTCGGACAAACACAGCGACGTCATTTCCTCCGCCAA GTTCCTGTGTGGGACGGTGAATGATTTTGTGGCGGAGGTGGGGAAGGCGTACGAGAGAGCCACAGAGAACAAGGAGGAGGCAGACGCCATGGCAAAGaag TGTTCATTGCTGAATGAAAAGCTCGATTCCCTGGTCAAGGCCTTGAGTGAAGAAGCGGAAGCTCAG GTGGTGCCAGCAGGTTCGGTGCCCAGCCAAGAAAGCGGCGGTTCGAGCCCCGTCGAAAGCGGCGGTGAGTCGGGTTCAGAGGGTAAAACGTACCGATCCAAGGAGCAGCTAATGCTCAGGGCCAACAGCCTGAAGAAAGCCTTGAGGCAGATCATCGAACAGGCAGAGAAAG TTGTGGACGAGCAGAACCGACACACGCAGGTCCAGAGGATGTCGTCCTCGTCCTCcatcaaaagagaaaacagcGAGGAGCTGAAGGATATTGAGCCAC GTCAAGGAAGCTTAAGTCCCACCTCCCCAATTGTCCTTGAGAAACCAGAGAGCCTCCACACTGTCACCTTCAGCGAGGACACTGT aCAATGCTCAGAGAAGTGCGTGATGAACAACTACTTCGGCATCGGCCTGGACGCCAAGATTTCCCTCGAGTTCAACAACAAGAGAGATGAGCACCCTAAAAAATGCAG caGTCGCACCAAGAACATGATGTGGTACGGAGTCCTGGGGACCAAAGAGCTGGTCCAGAAGACGTACAAGAACCTGGAGCAGAGAGTTCAGCTGGAG tgtGACGGTGTTCCCATGTCTCTGCCGAGTCTGCAGGGCTTGGCTGTTCTCAACATCCCCAGCTATGCAGGCGGTATCAACTTCTGGGGAGGCACCAAGGAGGACAAT AACTTTGGAGCTCCGTCATTTGATGATAAGAAGTTGGAGGTGGTGGCGGTGTTTGGCAGCATGCAGATGGCCATGTCCAGAGTCATCAACCTGCAGCACCACCGCATTGCACAG TGCCGCCAGGTGAAGATCACCATCcttggggaggagggggttccTGTGCAGGTGGACGGAGAGGCCTGGATCCAGCCGCCCGGCATCGTCAAGATCGTCCACAAGAACCGAGCTCAGATGCTCACCAGAGACAGA GCGTTCGAGAGCACGCTGAAGTCATGGGAGGACAAAAGGAAGATCGACAGCTACCGAGCCAGCAGACCTCGCCTTAACTCCCAGCAGTCCATGGAGTACCTGACGGAGGAGGAGTGCGCTCAGGTTCAGCAGCTGGGCATCGTGGCCGACACACTCATCAACAA GATCCGCGAAGCAGCCAAGACCCACATGCTGGTGGAGCAGGAACTGGCTCACGCCGTCAACGCCACCGCCCTGGTGCTCACCGAGGCCAAACTGTCCACCCCTGAG TGTCTGAGTCGCAGCACGGCTGTGGAAATCGTCAACAGCAGTAAAGTTCTCCAGGCAGAGACCCGGATGCTGCTTGATGGAAAACTACTG TCGGACtctccagaggaagaggaacTCCGGACGACCCTGAACAGCCTCAGCGCCGAGCTCCACAAGCTGGACGACATCCACTGGATCTGTCCGCTCATGCAGTGCTCCGAGGAG gaCTCGGTGAGGGTCAACAGTAAGAGCAGCAGTATGAAGCTGAAGATCATACCCAAGgtgaagaaggagagggagaagctCCACAAGCAGAAGTCTAACAGCTCTCTCTCAG GAAATTGGGATATCAAAGGTGGGGCTGGTGAAGCAGATTCCTCAGGCAATTGA